The genomic DNA TTTTAACAGTGTTAAATAAATCATTAATGGTTATTTGCGTAGATGTCGCCACGTTTAATATACTACTACTTCCTTTTTCTAGGGCTTTAAGATTAGCATTAGCAACATCTTCCACATAAACAAAATCCCTAGTTTGCATCCCATCCCCATGTATTAATACTTCTTGGTTTTGTGATAGTAATCCAGAGAAAATTGCTACAACCCCACCTTCCCCTTTAGCATTTTGACGAGGCCCATAAACGTTACTATAGCGAAGTATAGTATAGTCTAAACCGTAACAACTTTTAGCTAATTTTAAATAGTTTTCTACTGTATATTTTGAGAGTCCATAGGGGGATAAGGGATCAACAGGGTGCCGAGTGTCTACTGGTAAATATTGAGGTTCACCATAAACTGCTGCTGTAGAAGCAAAAATGATTTTTTTCACTCCATAATTTTTAGCTGCTTCTATTACTCTTATAGAACCTCCAATGTTAACTTCCGTATCATATATTATATCTTTTATTGATTTTGGAACACTTACTTGGGCAGCTTGATGAATAATAAATTGGGGCATTGTTTTAGCAACAACTTTATCAAAATCCCTACTATTAATATCACAGTTATAATAGTCTACTAAACTTAAATCTATGTTAGATAATTTACCTGTTGTTAAATTATCAACGACCACAATTTCAAATTTCCGTTCAACTAACTTTTCAACTATATGGGAACCAATGAAACCACAGCCACCTGTAACTAGAACCTTTGCCATTTTTACACCTCGTGATTAATTTTATCTTGCACCTTCACCTGTGAAGATAATTGATATCGTTTTCACTATTATTTTTAGGTCCAATTTAATTGACATATTTTCAATATAGAATAGATCAAATTCCAACTTTTCTTGAGGGGATATTTCATACCCGCCATTCACTTGTGCCCAACCAGTTATGCCCGGTTTAACCGCTAAACGATTTACAAACCCAGGTAATTCTTTATTAAATTGTGCTGTAAATATTGGACGCTCTGGGCGTGGGCCGATGATACTCATATCACCTTTTAATACATTTATTAATTGTGGTATTTCATCAATTCTTGTCTTCCGTATAAAAGCACCAATCATGGTTACTCGAGGGTCATTTTTTATGGCCCATTGAGCTCCTTTTTTTTCAGCATCGCTATACATGGATCGTAATTTTATAATATTGAAATATTTCCCGTCTTTGCCAACGCGTTCTTGAAAATACAATATGCTTCCAGGTGATTCCAACTTAATCGCTATAGAAACTAATAACAAAATAGGAAGTGTTAGCAATAACCCAATAATTGCTATTAAAATATCTAAAACACGTTTCCTTGTAGAAAAAAGTAGTTGTGAACTTTTATATGTATGTAATAAATCACTATTGTACGAAAGGGAAAACTCATCATGTAAATTATCAAAACCCTTTTGTAATGCCAAATAAACCCACCCTCTTTATAAATATTCCTTATGAGCTACATCATACTGTGTATAGGTCTTAATCTATTTTAATAAATCACCTTAAAACTTCTTAAAATAATATATCCGGCTACACAATTCTAAAACAAAAACAGTTTTTAAACACTCTAATTTCTAAGATCTTATATCAAAAGATTCCTAATATTTTTCTCTTTCTTATTAATATAGGTGACTCACTATAAATAATATCTCCTTTAGCCATTGCTTTCGCATTTTCTTGCAACTTAGCTTTCTCATTAATACCTATTTTTTTTTCAATTACTTTAAAAGCTTCTTTGAAATTGAACGAACGATTTGAAATATTATGTGCATCGCTAGCTACAAAATGCGTGAGATTGTGTTGGATTAATTGAAAAGAAAACTTTTGAATATTTTTACCAAATTCCCCTGTTAAACTTGCAGCTGTTACTTGAGTCAAAGCGCCTTCTGTAACAAGTTCATAAAGTAATTCCGGGTCCTCCATGATTTCTGAGTTCCGCTCAGGATGGACAATGATGGGTGTGATTCCCTTTAGTCGCAATTCAAATATAATGGATTTGGTATATCGTGGAACTTGGTTTGACGGTAGTTCAATATGTACATATTTCCCTTGATCACATAAGGTAATGATTTCGCCAACTTCTAATTGCTCTAAAAAATCCCCTGTTATACGAGGTTCTTGTCCAAGTAGTATTTCGAGATTGATCTTTTCGTTTTGAAGATGTTCCTTTAATCGTGCTACATGATTTTCAATTTCTTTACCATGATTTTGATAATGATGATTATGGTGGGGTGTCGCGATGATAGATGTAATACCTTCTTCTATTGCTACTTTTGCCATTTTCGCACTGTCTTCAAAAGTTTTGGCCCCGTCATCAATACCAGGTAGGATATGACAATGAATATCAATCATTTTGACACCTCCTTTGGTTAATTAATCCTTTATACCTATTTTTTGTCACCTGTAAATTATTTTAGCATAGCTAAATCTGGAAGCAATAGCTAAAATTGTCGATTTGTGTGCGATTTTTATTTAATTCCCATAATAATAGTAATAATTTTTGTCATCCATTTTCTTTCGATTTAACACCACACCTAGTAACTTAGCCTTAGCTGCTACTAACAATTCCTTTGATTTCTGAGCTGCATCTTTTTCCGTTACACCACTACCGACTACTAATACAACCCCGTCACATGTATTGGCTAGGATTTGCGCATCTGTTACCGCTAACACTGGTGGTGTATCAAAGATTACCATGTCAAATTCATCTAAGGCTTCTTTGGTTAATTCCTGCATCATTCTAGATCCTAACAATTCAGCCGGGTTGGGAGGTACAGGACCGCTAGGCAGGATGTGAAGTCGATCCACTTCAGTCAAACTAACTGCATCTAGTAAATTAACTTGTCTCGTCAAAACATTTGTAAGACCCTTTGCATTACTCACTCTGAAAGTATAGTGCGCTGTTGGCTTTCGAAGATCAGCGTCAATTAACAAGACTCTTTTTCCTTGCTGGGCCATTACTACTGCAAGGTTTGCCGTTGTCGTTGACTTTCCTTCCCCAGGTCCAGATGAGGTGACCATTAACGTACGGTATTCAGTGTCTATCGAAGAAAAGTGAATGTTTGATCGGATCGTTCGATATTGTTCTGAAATTGGTGATTTTGAATTGTAGTGTGTTATAAGACTTCGTTCTTTAAATTCTCTAACGGCTTTTTTATGCTTACGCTTCAAAACGTTCACTCCCTGCTCGTACCTTGCTCATGTGAGTGGATTGTTGGATTTGTTTTTCGTTCATTTCTGCAATCACACCGAGTACCGGTAGTTCCAATTGTTTCTCGATGTCTTGCTCTGTTTTTACGGTGTTATCCAAGTATTCTAGAAGGAATGCCAAACCTACACCTGCCATTAAACCAACCACAAAGGCGATCGCCATGTTAAGCATAGGGTTAGGTTTAATTGGACTCATAGGAGTATCAGCCTTAGAAAGAATGGTTACATTACTCACATTTAATTTCATGATTTCTTTGATTTCGGACTCGAATGTACTGGCAACTGTATTCGCAATCGTTGCTGCCATTTCCGGGTCAGAGTGTTGAACAGACACTGTGAATACTTGTGAATTTTGTTCGCTGTTTACTTGTATCATTGAATCTAGTTGAGATACGGATTCGTTCGAATCTAACTTATTTTGGACTTTTTCAAGAATATTGTCACTCTTGATAATGACGCGATATGTATTAATCATTTCGACGTTCGTTCGTACTTGATTGAAATCGACTTGTTGGTTTTCATTGGACTGGTTGACGAGGATTTGGGTCGAAGATTGATAGATTGGCGTTAAGAACATATAACTGATCAACCCGCTCGCAGCTGTGGCGACTAATGTTATTAATAGAATCATAGCGAGTCGTTTTTTCAACGTTTCGAATATTTCTTTTAAACTGATCGTTTCTTCCATTGTTCTACTTATCCCCTTTAACTAGTTCTCTCTGTTCATATGTGTCGTATTATAGCATAGAATTGAGCCAATTTTACCTGAATTACCAAACTTTATGTAAAAGTTATGTAAAAATAAGTATTTTTGAGGAACTTAATCGAAAACTGACTCACAATGTAAATATCGACAGAACACTCAAATGTTTAATGGTTCTATACTCCTAATGTTTAAAGTCGAAATTATGAGATTATTTGTAAAATTTGTGAAGGTATTGAAAAGATATGCTACGAAAACTTCTCGTGGATAAAAAGAGACACAGAATTATTTTTTCTGTGTCTCTCCTGATAACAGCTTTTTCAGTTCTTCTAATAGATCATCACCGATGTCCTTGTCCTTTAATCCAAAATAAATGTTTGTGAGGATAAATCCTAGTTTTTCTCCTACATCAAATCGTTTTCCTTGGAAGTCGTAAGCGAATACGTCTAGGGTTTTGTTGAGGGCTTGGATGGCGTCCGTTAGTTGGATTTCTCCACCTGCTCCAGTTTGTTGATTTTCGAGTAGTTCAAAAATCTCAGGTGTCAGGATGTATCGGCCCATGACTGCCAAGTTGGAAGGTGGATCGTATTTCGGTTTTTCGATCACATTGCTGAACCTGTATCGTCTTCCTACTTTATCGAAGGGATCGATAATTCCATAACGGTGGGTCTGATGATCTTCTACTTGCTGAACTCCTATTATTGAGGAGCCGGTTTCATTGTATTCGTTAATAAGTTGTTTCAACCCTGGCGTTTTGGCTTCAACGATGTCATCACCCAGTAATACTGCGAATGACTCATCCCCGATGAATTTTCGTGCGCACCAGACGGCATGTCCTAATCCGAGTGGTTCTCTCTGTCGGATATAGTGAATGTTTACGAGGTGAGAGGCGTGTTGGACTTTTTCCAGTAATTCTTGTTTATCTCGCATGGCGAGTGTCTGTTCTAAATCCAGCGAGAGGTCAAAGTGATCCTCGATCGCTCTTTTCCCTTTACCTGTGACGATGATGATGTCTTCAATTCCTGATTCTACGGCTTCCTCTACAATGTATTGGATCGTCGGTTTGTCGACGATCGGAAGCATTTCCTTCGGCATTGCTTTTGTGGCTGGAAGGAATCGTGTTCCTAATCCCGCTGCCGGAATGACCGCTTTTTTAATTTCCTTCATTTGAACCTCCTCTTCCATTTACGACTGGGCGTCCCATCGAGTGATATTCAATGTTTGTGGTTTGAGCTGATTCGAGTGAATGACAGTTTCGTCCATCAAAAATAACTGGATTTTTCATGTATTCACCATATTGAGAAAGTGGAAATTGTTTAATTTCGTCCCATTCCGTGAGGATGAACACACAATCTGAACTATTGATTGCTTCTTCAATAGACGAGGCATATTTGGTTTGTTCTGGTAACAGCTTTTTCGCATTTTCATTCGCAATCGGATCATAGGCTTTAACGTGAGCGCCTTGTCGAATTAGTTCATTCACGATCGGAATCGATGCGGCTTCCCGAACATCATCGGTATTCGGTTTAAAGGCAAGGCCTAGTACTGCAACTTTTTTTCCTTCCAATGAGCCGAATCGTTTTAGCGCTTTATCGATAAGCAGTTTTTGCTGGTGATTGTTCACGCGGATGACGGATTTTAAGAGCTCGAAATCGTGTTCGACATTCCCGGCGATTTGGACGAGTGCTTTCGTGTCCTTTGGGAAACAGGATCCGCCGTATCCGATTCCTGCCTGAAGAAACTGGTTGCCAATCCGTTTGTCCATCCCCATTCCAGCTGCCACATCCTCTACGTTCGCTCCGGTTTTTTCACATATGTTCGAGATTTCATTAATGAAGCTGATTTTTGTCGCCAGAAAAGCATTGGAGGCGTATTTAATCATCTCGGCACTTCGAATATCCGTTTTATAAATCGGAATGTCGAATGGTAGGTTGATGTCTTCAATCACTTGGGCAGCTTCTTCATCATCTGCCCCGATCACAATCCGATCACCATGAAACGTATCTTTTACTGCTGAACCTTCCCGTAAAAACTCCGGGTTGGAGACAACTTCAACGTTAATCCCCTCTTGTACGTATTCTTTCAAATACTTTTTTATGTAATCGTTTGTCCCGACTGGTACTGTACTTTTTATAACGAGAATGATGGAGTGCTTCAGGTGTGCAGCTACCTCTTTTACCGCATTTTCAAGAAACGAAAGATTAGCGCTACCATCCTCGTTTTGCGGTGTGCCGACCGCGATATAAACTATTTCCGCTGAACCGACGCCTTTTGCATAATCCGACGTGAACATTAGTCGGCCTGCTTCACTGTTTCTTTTCATCATTTCCTCTAAGCCTGGTTCATAGATCGGGGAGATGCCGGCTTTCATTTTTTCGATTTTTTCCTGGTCGATGTCGATACAGGTTACGTGATGCCCGATTTCGGCAAGGCTGACACCTGTAACGAGCCCGACATAACCTGTGCCTACGACAGAGATGTTCATCGGTTACCACCTGCTTTTCTTGTCTCGTGTTTTTTCATTCATGTAGTGTGTTTTTCTGAATTGTAACAATGAAAAGTTGATGCGCTTTGGTAATTATGTAAGTTTTTTGTAAAATATCCAAACTTTTTATCTATTCTAAATAGTACTATGGTAGTATTATAATTAGTCATATTTCCCCATTAGTTGCTAAAATTTTATCCGATATAAACGATAACAGACAATTTCTTCTATAAAGGAGCTAGATCATGGTCTATGATGGCATACTTCTCGCGATTCTTGTCGGGTTTTTACGAAAAGGTAGCTTGAAAGGGTTCGCGAATTTGAACATCAAGTATGGATGGGTGTTCCCACTCCTATTATTGACCCAATGGATGATTTTCCTACTCCAGAATAAATACGAAATGCTTGGGATGATCAGCAATTACGTGTTCATCGCCATCTATATTGTCGGATTGACGCTCCTCTGGGTCAATCGGAAGCTTGGGATTGGCGTTTGGCTCATTCTGATCGGCGTATTTTTAAACTTTGTCGTCATGGGCGCGAACGGCGGTCGTATGCCGGTTTCGCTTGAAGCGGCGGGTTATTTGGATCCTGCATACGGACAAGCGTTGCAGGAAGGGTATTACGGAAAGCATACACCATTGACAGACGATACATATTTCGGGTTCCTCGGGGACGTCATTCCACTCCCTGAATTCTATCCACGGCAGCAAGTCATCAGTTTCGGTGACATCATCATGAATATTGGAATTTTCCTCTTCATCCAGACGATTATGGTCAACCGGCAGAGCCGTATCTTCAATCGATTGCCGAACCTACGTAAAGGAGGTGAGGAACATGTCAGTTAAAGTCAAAACTGTACTTATGAACCTATTCATCATTGGATCAGCTGTTGTTGCACTAACATCTGGTTTCCGTCTTGTATAATGATGAACTGCAGGGAGGAGCATTCGCTTCTCCTTAGCTTTTATCTTAAACAAAATGAGCGTGATACATAATGAAAATCATACAAACTGTAAAAAATCCCATCACCCTATACATATCCGCCATATGCCTTTTGGGATTGACCGTTGCTGGATCCGTTTTATATGGGAACTTTCAGCCGGCCCTCAGTCTCGGCGTCTTCGCTTTATTTTTAGCCGCAATCTTATTGCTTGAATTTCATACGATCTTGATGCCGCCGAAAGGGAACTCTCTTTCGATGGATTCGCCAGTCTATATTGCATGTTTATTTATATTCGGCCTTGAAGCCGCACTACAGGTATTACTCGTTTCGTTAATCATTTTCAGTATCTTCCAGCGAAAAGCGGTCTGGTGGAAGCACTTATTTAATTTTTCCAATTATACCTTAATGATTTCCGGATCGTACTTTGCTTTTAAAATGCTTGGGGGCGAATTGGGGCTTGTCGCGATCGACAACCTTCTTCCTCATGTTGTTGCGACCTCTGTTTATTTTCTTGTGAACGTGAGCATCATAGGCTTTTATTTCTTAATTGCCCTGTCCGGCAGTGTGAAGAATGAGGTGGAAGGAATTCTTCATGAAGCGGCATCCGGGTACTTGATTACCCTCGTCTTGTCGTTGATCCTCTGTTTCTTGATTAAAGTCGATGTGTATGTGGGGCTGGTCCTGTTCACAACGATGGGCTTCCTTCTGTCGATTGCGTTCAAGCAGTATTTTACGATCTACCAATCCGTTTCGAAAAAAGCGAACCGCGATTTTCTGACAGGACTCTACAACCACGGCTATTTCAAGGAGCTTTTGGATTCAAAGGTCCAGGAAGCGAATGACCAGAATAAGCCGATCAGTATGGCGATCATTGATCTTGATGATTTTAAAAAATATAACGATACGTTCGGGCATTTGAAGGGTGATGAGCTGTTGCAGCGGGTTGGTCAACTGATCCAGAAAGAAAGCCGGAACAATGACGTTGTCGCGAGGTATGGTGGTGAGGAATTCGTCATCCTTATGCCGGATACGACGGAAAATGAAGCGTATAAACGGATGAATGCGCTTCGGAAGAAGATGAACGATACGCATTACGACGGTGTCGAGGTGCTCCCTTATGGCTGTCTCTCCTTCTCTGCCGGGGTTTGTCAGTACCAGGAAGGCACGAGCTCAGACTTCCTGTACCGCACCGACCAGGCGATGTATATCGCAAAAAGTAAGGGTAAGAACATGATCAGCCGTTATGAAGAGGAAAAGCAGGAAGCGAACATCTTTTGTGAAGAGAAGCTGAATGTTGCGAAGCGCCAAGTCGATATCTTTTTGACGAAGGATCTGATGACGTACCGTCACTCGAACAGGGTACACGATTATGCCGTCGAGTTCGGAAAGCGGTTGGATCTGACGGAAAAAGAACGTCATTTGCTGACGTTAGGGTCGATCATCCATGATATCGGAAAGGTCGAGATTCCACGGGAGCTGTTGACGAAGCCGAGTAAGCTTACGTCTGAAGAATGGGAAATGATGAAAAAGCACGTGACCTGGGGGAAAGACTGGGTCCAATCCATTGAAGGATTTGAAGACATCATTCCACTTGTCGAGCTCCATCACGAACGGTTTGACGGAAACGGTTACCCATACGGAATGAAAGAATACTCCATTCCTAAGCTCGCACGAATCCTATGTATCGTCGACTCCTTCGACGCCATGACAACCGAACGCCCCTACCAGCCAACGAAGACATTCGAAGAAGCGTTTAGTGAGCTGCGCCGATGCGCAGGGACGCAATTTGATCCGGATTTGGTAGAGCCATTCATTGAGATGGTAGAGGAATGTTATTTGTCGGAAGAGATGAGGGTTTAAGTTAAAAATTCCGAACCCCCCACAGGCTATATAATAATATATAGCCTGTGTTTTTTATGTAATAATACTTTCTAGTTTATCTTCGATAAAAAGCAGTATGCTATTAATTATCTTTTCATGTGCTTTTTCATCCAAGTGAGTATGTGTTGTGATTTCACCATATATTGTACTATCGGAAAATGTAAAGATATAATACGCTGTAAACCCAAGAGTAGGGTTATACTGTTGCCATTCCCATATATTTGTTGAGGTAAGTTGTTGTCTTCGATCTAAAATTTTATAGTATTTCATTATCCTCTTTTGCGAAAGCCCTAACTTAGCCCGTAGCTCCGCCCTATCCCTACTACGAAAGGTAAAAGAGTATTTAAGCTTATGATTAAATTTATTTTTGATTAGTACCTCATCTTTTAACTCCTCAGTTTGATTATCTTTTTTTAATGGATGGGATTTTGCTACTACTTCTATCGGTGCGAATATTGTTTTGAGAGAAGTTGGTAACAAATTGATTGCTTTAATGGATTTTTCGAATTTTTTTGATGCGTAATCTTCATCACCTATCCATGCTGCAATTTGCGCCTCTTTAAATTGCCTTAATACTTCCTTTGAAATTTTATTCTCTTTATCTCTAGAATCCAAACAAGCACCCCCTAAAGTCAGCTTGTGTGAGGTTATCAATATTTTCTTCCTTAACGAGCAAGTGAGCGAGATTAACTTTGTTTAGAGGTACTAATAAATTAAATTTTATGTTTGGAGGATTTTTATATTCAATTCTTGAAATTAAACCAAATCCAAAAACTGGACTTCTGCTACCTACTTCATACCAATATTTTGATAACTGTCTAATAGCTTTAACAAACGCATTATTTTTACACTCTCCAGGAATAAATTCTGGTAAAGCAGGTGCTGTATGACATTTAGCAGTAAATAAAGAATAATCACTTAGAAGTGGTGTTGATTCTACTATTAGGTCGGGACACTTTATTGTTCCTGATTTCACAGCTGTTAAGTGACTTACCAATAACGGATTGGGAGCAACTTTGGTTTCTAAAGCTAATATTGTCAGTACCTCACCAAAATTTCCAGAAACAGAAGTAGCTGGTTTTTTGTGAGAGAGTACTTTCATTTTAGATGGTATAAATTTAGTTGTGCTTCCTCCTGTTTTTTTAAATGCTCCAAATCCTCCACTACTGTATAAGTTAAAATGCGAACCTAAATATAAAACTTCACTTTCTCCCCATAAAGAACCATACCTGTTTATTTGTAAATCGTTAGTATTTATTTCAGGTGTCCAACTATTTATTATTTTAGCAGTTGATTTTCCAACTATGACATCTACCTTAATTTTGTGTGATACCACTTTTTCCTCCAAAGTTTTATCTATTGATTTATTGATTCATACTTAGCTTAATATATTTACCTCTTCCTCCGATCCATATAATCCTTGTGATAACCATCATTTTCATAGTCTCGGTTTTTGTAGGCGTAGAAGTATCCTGTTGATAGTGCGAGTCCTGCGGTTAGGAATCCGACTCCGAATCCGATGGTGTGGTAACCTAGTGCGATACTGACGATTGTGAAAAGAATTAATCCGACGAGTATATATGCAATGGTGTTCTTCATTCTTTTTCCCTCCAAAAGTCCGTTTCTTCCATTTACGGTCTTCCTATTATAAGGTTCCCTTCTTATTATAATCGCTGCAGTAGGATTAAAAAACGACAAATTATGTAAAAAGTAGGTTGGTAGTTTGTCAGTTTCGTGTTAGTATAGTAATAATTTGGTAACGGATGAAAGGTGTGTTAAAAATTGAAGTATTTTATGAAGGTTTTTCTAGGGGTGGCTCTCGCTTGCACGTTTGCGATGATCGGTCATAGTGAAGCAAGTGCAGAGAGCATTGCGAGCAAGTGTCAGTATACTCCCGTAGCTGGTGAAAACCCGGATATGAGCACGACGAACTGTTTGCTGACGGAAGCTGCACTTGCGAAGGATGTTCCTCCTGAAATCGTGAAGGCCGTAGCAGAAGGTGAAAGTGGGAACTGGCGCCAGTTTGATAGCAACGGTGACCCAATCGTGACGAAGGATAACGGAATCGGAATCATGCAGCTGACGAATAAGGCTGATTACGATGAAGAGAAGTTAAAGAACGATATCGTCTATAACATTGAAAAAGGCGTAGAAGTTCTTGCTAAGATGTATGAACGTAATGACTTGCCGACGATCAATTCCGGTGATCGCGATGTTATCGAAAAC from Pseudalkalibacillus sp. SCS-8 includes the following:
- a CDS encoding NAD-dependent epimerase/dehydratase family protein, yielding MAKVLVTGGCGFIGSHIVEKLVERKFEIVVVDNLTTGKLSNIDLSLVDYYNCDINSRDFDKVVAKTMPQFIIHQAAQVSVPKSIKDIIYDTEVNIGGSIRVIEAAKNYGVKKIIFASTAAVYGEPQYLPVDTRHPVDPLSPYGLSKYTVENYLKLAKSCYGLDYTILRYSNVYGPRQNAKGEGGVVAIFSGLLSQNQEVLIHGDGMQTRDFVYVEDVANANLKALEKGSSSILNVATSTQITINDLFNTVKKYSNATVVPNFSDVRDGDIKHSVLCNKLTRDTLDWEVEYNIEEGINKTVNQYNGTVVV
- a CDS encoding exopolysaccharide biosynthesis polyprenyl glycosylphosphotransferase, which produces MALQKGFDNLHDEFSLSYNSDLLHTYKSSQLLFSTRKRVLDILIAIIGLLLTLPILLLVSIAIKLESPGSILYFQERVGKDGKYFNIIKLRSMYSDAEKKGAQWAIKNDPRVTMIGAFIRKTRIDEIPQLINVLKGDMSIIGPRPERPIFTAQFNKELPGFVNRLAVKPGITGWAQVNGGYEISPQEKLEFDLFYIENMSIKLDLKIIVKTISIIFTGEGAR
- a CDS encoding tyrosine-protein phosphatase, coding for MIDIHCHILPGIDDGAKTFEDSAKMAKVAIEEGITSIIATPHHNHHYQNHGKEIENHVARLKEHLQNEKINLEILLGQEPRITGDFLEQLEVGEIITLCDQGKYVHIELPSNQVPRYTKSIIFELRLKGITPIIVHPERNSEIMEDPELLYELVTEGALTQVTAASLTGEFGKNIQKFSFQLIQHNLTHFVASDAHNISNRSFNFKEAFKVIEKKIGINEKAKLQENAKAMAKGDIIYSESPILIRKRKILGIF
- a CDS encoding CpsD/CapB family tyrosine-protein kinase, yielding MKRKHKKAVREFKERSLITHYNSKSPISEQYRTIRSNIHFSSIDTEYRTLMVTSSGPGEGKSTTTANLAVVMAQQGKRVLLIDADLRKPTAHYTFRVSNAKGLTNVLTRQVNLLDAVSLTEVDRLHILPSGPVPPNPAELLGSRMMQELTKEALDEFDMVIFDTPPVLAVTDAQILANTCDGVVLVVGSGVTEKDAAQKSKELLVAAKAKLLGVVLNRKKMDDKNYYYYYGN
- a CDS encoding YveK family protein codes for the protein MEETISLKEIFETLKKRLAMILLITLVATAASGLISYMFLTPIYQSSTQILVNQSNENQQVDFNQVRTNVEMINTYRVIIKSDNILEKVQNKLDSNESVSQLDSMIQVNSEQNSQVFTVSVQHSDPEMAATIANTVASTFESEIKEIMKLNVSNVTILSKADTPMSPIKPNPMLNMAIAFVVGLMAGVGLAFLLEYLDNTVKTEQDIEKQLELPVLGVIAEMNEKQIQQSTHMSKVRAGSERFEA
- the galU gene encoding UTP--glucose-1-phosphate uridylyltransferase GalU codes for the protein MKEIKKAVIPAAGLGTRFLPATKAMPKEMLPIVDKPTIQYIVEEAVESGIEDIIIVTGKGKRAIEDHFDLSLDLEQTLAMRDKQELLEKVQHASHLVNIHYIRQREPLGLGHAVWCARKFIGDESFAVLLGDDIVEAKTPGLKQLINEYNETGSSIIGVQQVEDHQTHRYGIIDPFDKVGRRYRFSNVIEKPKYDPPSNLAVMGRYILTPEIFELLENQQTGAGGEIQLTDAIQALNKTLDVFAYDFQGKRFDVGEKLGFILTNIYFGLKDKDIGDDLLEELKKLLSGETQKK
- a CDS encoding UDP-glucose/GDP-mannose dehydrogenase family protein, which encodes MNISVVGTGYVGLVTGVSLAEIGHHVTCIDIDQEKIEKMKAGISPIYEPGLEEMMKRNSEAGRLMFTSDYAKGVGSAEIVYIAVGTPQNEDGSANLSFLENAVKEVAAHLKHSIILVIKSTVPVGTNDYIKKYLKEYVQEGINVEVVSNPEFLREGSAVKDTFHGDRIVIGADDEEAAQVIEDINLPFDIPIYKTDIRSAEMIKYASNAFLATKISFINEISNICEKTGANVEDVAAGMGMDKRIGNQFLQAGIGYGGSCFPKDTKALVQIAGNVEHDFELLKSVIRVNNHQQKLLIDKALKRFGSLEGKKVAVLGLAFKPNTDDVREAASIPIVNELIRQGAHVKAYDPIANENAKKLLPEQTKYASSIEEAINSSDCVFILTEWDEIKQFPLSQYGEYMKNPVIFDGRNCHSLESAQTTNIEYHSMGRPVVNGRGGSNEGN
- a CDS encoding DUF5317 domain-containing protein — encoded protein: MVYDGILLAILVGFLRKGSLKGFANLNIKYGWVFPLLLLTQWMIFLLQNKYEMLGMISNYVFIAIYIVGLTLLWVNRKLGIGVWLILIGVFLNFVVMGANGGRMPVSLEAAGYLDPAYGQALQEGYYGKHTPLTDDTYFGFLGDVIPLPEFYPRQQVISFGDIIMNIGIFLFIQTIMVNRQSRIFNRLPNLRKGGEEHVS
- a CDS encoding diguanylate cyclase, with product MKIIQTVKNPITLYISAICLLGLTVAGSVLYGNFQPALSLGVFALFLAAILLLEFHTILMPPKGNSLSMDSPVYIACLFIFGLEAALQVLLVSLIIFSIFQRKAVWWKHLFNFSNYTLMISGSYFAFKMLGGELGLVAIDNLLPHVVATSVYFLVNVSIIGFYFLIALSGSVKNEVEGILHEAASGYLITLVLSLILCFLIKVDVYVGLVLFTTMGFLLSIAFKQYFTIYQSVSKKANRDFLTGLYNHGYFKELLDSKVQEANDQNKPISMAIIDLDDFKKYNDTFGHLKGDELLQRVGQLIQKESRNNDVVARYGGEEFVILMPDTTENEAYKRMNALRKKMNDTHYDGVEVLPYGCLSFSAGVCQYQEGTSSDFLYRTDQAMYIAKSKGKNMISRYEEEKQEANIFCEEKLNVAKRQVDIFLTKDLMTYRHSNRVHDYAVEFGKRLDLTEKERHLLTLGSIIHDIGKVEIPRELLTKPSKLTSEEWEMMKKHVTWGKDWVQSIEGFEDIIPLVELHHERFDGNGYPYGMKEYSIPKLARILCIVDSFDAMTTERPYQPTKTFEEAFSELRRCAGTQFDPDLVEPFIEMVEECYLSEEMRV